AAGTGAACAGCTGAGAGTGACCAGCCGTTTACACCGACACCGGCCTTGACAATATCACGAATCGTAGCCTTTTCTCTCTACCATCGATTCCCAATACTATAATACTGAATATCCAGAACAATCGGATCAATTTTGCTCCAGAGCCCATGCTCACCGCGGAAAGGCGGAATGCCGCTCTCCACCGAAATTCCCGCGCCGGTGAACGCGGTGGTATGCGATGACTTTTGCAGCCACTCGACCGCCTGGGAAAGTTTATATTTCAGCGATCGTTTTGCGTATGTCCTGTTCATAGTCGGGGAAATAAGTACTGATGAGTGTTAGATTGAATTCAGAGAGTATGGATTCTTTGGGTTCTCTGTTTAGCAGAAACTCAAATGACAATCTAATGAGCTCGTCTCTGGCGATTTTTTCATTTGTTAAACGCTGATAAACGTCATCATTTAGATGCACGGTGTGCTTTGATTGGCTGCTGTTTTCCTGAATGGTAACCTGAAATTCATTGTTGTTTATGGTTTTTACCTGAATCATATTTATCCTCCGGATTCTTTTGCATATAAAAATTGAATTTAATAAACTATTGAACACAAAAATTACAATAGGCTATGACGGGCCAGGCAGTGCTCATTGAATTTTCAGGGCATCCCGGTTCAAGCATCCTTCCTACTATTTAACAAGATTGTTCCGCAAGATTCATTCATTAAAAACATTTTTTTACATGAATTCAAATATGCTGCGGCTGGTCCTGTTTCAGACCCCGGTCGCAGAGCAGAATTCCGTTCAAATGACCAATTTCCTGCTGCAGTACGTACTGTCCCCCCTGTTTGGTAAGCCTATTCATCACGGCTCGCCGTCAGTTTTTCAATAATTCGCACATTTGCTCTCGGAAAAGCAAAATCGGCCAACTCTTTCGGTTTCACCCATTTCCAGGCTGCGCATCCCAGGGTTTGAGGTTCACCGGTCAGGTAACGGCAATTGTATACATGCAGAGTGACCGAAGTGCGTGTAACCGTGTTCAATCGTGGTAAACAAATCCTCAGCCTGGACTGTTACGCCCAGTTCTTCCATCACCTCGCGTTCTGCGGCTCGCTCCGGCGATTCTCCCGGCTTTATTTTTCCGCCGGGGAATTCCCACAATCCGCCCAGCATAGCAGCTTCTTTTCGCTGATCGATGAGCAGTGTACCATTGCGCCAGACCAGGCCAGCAGCGATATGGTAGTGCGGACGTTCACGTTTTGGGGATTTGACCGGAAATTTTTCCTGCTCCCCGTACTGTCGTGCTTTGCATAATTCTGAAACCGGGCATAGCAAGCATTGAGGCGATCGTGGGGTGCAAATAAGCGCACCCAATTCCATCAACGCCTGATTGCAAGTGCCGGCCCGGCCTCTGACCAATAGTTGCTCCGCCAGCTTGTGCATTATCTTTTTACCTTCTGTCGATTTGGGATCGGTATTAATACGGAATACCCGGCATAACACACGATTGACATTGCCGTCCACAACCGCGAGATCCTGGTCAAAAGCAATGCTTAAAATCGCAGCAGCTGTATAAGGCCCGATTCCGGGCAGTGCTCTGACAGCCTTTAGAGTGTGCGGGAACACACCTTGATGTTGATCCACGATCACCTGAGCCGCTTTTTTCATATTGCGGGCGCGGGCATAATAGCCGAGCCCCTCCCACATCTTGAGCAGGTCAGCCAAATCGGCATTCGCCAAATCAAAGACCGTCGGAAATCGCTTTATAAATCGTTCATAATACGGAATCACTGTTTTAACCTGAGTCTGTTGCAGCATAATCTCGGAAATCCAGATGCGGTATGGATCACTCGTTTGCCGCCAGGGTAAATCCCGGAATTCATCCTGATACCACTCAATCAATTGATTTTGAAAGGTCTGAACAGTTGCTTTACCGGGTTGCGTTTTCATAATGTTCCTGATTAAAGAAATAAAAGCCGGCAAATATATACAGCAGCCAGTACACCGGCTATATCCGCGGTGAGTCCGGCCGGAATCGCATAGCGGGTTCGCTTGATGCCGACAGCGCCAAAATACACAGCGATCACATAAAAAGTGGTTTCCGTACAACCATAAATTGTAGAGGACAGATAACCGATAAAAGAATCAGGGCCGTGGGTTTTGAGCAGCTCACTGATGAGTCCCAATGTACCGCTTCCGGACAAAGGCCGCATGACGGCGGCAGGAAGTACCTCAGCCGGCAAACCGATCGCTTGTGTGAGCGGGGAGAAAGCGGCTACCAAAAGCTCCATACCACCTGAAGCGCGGAACATCGCAATAACTGCAAGTATGGCCACTAAAAAAGGAATAATTCGCACAGCCACCTGAAATCCTTCTTTTGCTCCCTCGATAAAGACCTGATAGATATTTACTTTTTTGATAAACGCAAAAAGAGGAATCAAAAACAACAGCGCCGGAATGGCCCAGATCGATATTTTCCGAATGACAGCCTCAAACAAACCGGGCGGCAGCACAGCGGTCAAACGACCGGCAACTCCCGTGGATAACAAGATTTTAAAAACAACAATCACCGTAAAAAGCATCAAAATGCGCAGCCAGTATC
This genomic window from candidate division KSB1 bacterium contains:
- the mutY gene encoding A/G-specific adenine glycosylase: MKTQPGKATVQTFQNQLIEWYQDEFRDLPWRQTSDPYRIWISEIMLQQTQVKTVIPYYERFIKRFPTVFDLANADLADLLKMWEGLGYYARARNMKKAAQVIVDQHQGVFPHTLKAVRALPGIGPYTAAAILSIAFDQDLAVVDGNVNRVLCRVFRINTDPKSTEGKKIMHKLAEQLLVRGRAGTCNQALMELGALICTPRSPQCLLCPVSELCKARQYGEQEKFPVKSPKRERPHYHIAAGLVWRNGTLLIDQRKEAAMLGGLWEFPGGKIKPGESPERAAEREVMEELGVTVQAEDLFTTIEHGYTHFGHSACIQLPLPDR
- a CDS encoding Sir2 family NAD-dependent protein deacetylase codes for the protein MNRTYAKRSLKYKLSQAVEWLQKSSHTTAFTGAGISVESGIPPFRGEHGLWSKIDPIVLDIQYYSIGNRW
- a CDS encoding nucleoside recognition domain-containing protein; the protein is MKYVWLFLILASVGIGAFTGNIENVTQSAIEMAGTAVNIAIGLIGIMSLWLGIMKIAEDAKLIRLLARLIRPVSRRLFPDIPQDHPAIGSMMLNISANWLGLGNAATPFGIKAMEQLQELNPDKDTATRSMIMFLALNTASITFIPMTIIGVRTSLGSEHPTAVIGTTIFSSVVATLVAIIAVTVYSQLAAGPAAFLQKLRRYWLRILMLFTVIVVFKILLSTGVAGRLTAVLPPGLFEAVIRKISIWAIPALLFLIPLFAFIKKVNIYQVFIEGAKEGFQVAVRIIPFLVAILAVIAMFRASGGMELLVAAFSPLTQAIGLPAEVLPAAVMRPLSGSGTLGLISELLKTHGPDSFIGYLSSTIYGCTETTFYVIAVYFGAVGIKRTRYAIPAGLTADIAGVLAAVYICRLLFL